The following coding sequences are from one Musa acuminata AAA Group cultivar baxijiao chromosome BXJ1-6, Cavendish_Baxijiao_AAA, whole genome shotgun sequence window:
- the LOC135677697 gene encoding protein BIG GRAIN 1-like E → MHGVDACMSSLMSGKGFSSMNHRYRERFNSWNESDELGVFEATRYFSDATDGVGLVGGFGPRGAVAVEQTVPRSSDGRLISGSPSLTRAKKCGKQPGSPGAKLVGYLNSFFHQAASRRKPKCSTPTSTSREPREDGEEVEKRPGDQKERRRSITGHSQSTKTAGTKSSNFCPRSEVRGRRRSITEVSKERENWENKQVPNGAWPRGRNKTFGRRGKEVEDDDGDSDSSSDLFELKICDRGGLSDGLPVFATTDIQAIKRDTAISSSAS, encoded by the coding sequence ATGCATGGAGTCGACGCCTGCATGTCTTCCCTGATGTCCGGCAAGGGATTCTCCAGCATGAATCACCGCTACAGGGAGCGATTCAACAGTTGGAATGAGTCCGACGAGCTCGGCGTCTTCGAGGCGACGCGGTACTTCTCTGATGCGACCGACGGCGTAGGTCTCGTAGGTGGATTTGGCCCTCGTGGAGCTGTTGCAGTCGAGCAGACGGTGCCCAGGAGCTCAGATGGGAGACTAATTAGCGGCAGTCCCTCGCTGACGAGAGCCAAGAAGTGCGGCAAGCAACCTGGCTCCCCTGGAGCTAAATTAGTCGGCTATCTCAACTCTTTCTTCCATCAAGCGGCTTCTCGGAGGAAGCCGAAGTGTTCGACTCCCACCTCGACGTCCAGAGAGCCACGAGAGGATGGGGAAGAGGTGGAGAAGAGACCTGGAGATCagaaggagagaagaagaagcatcaCCGGCCATTCTCAAAGCACCAAGACCGCTGGCACCAAATCCAGCAATTTCTGCCCACGAAGTGAGGTAAggggaaggagaagaagtatcACGGAGGTGTCAAAGGAGAGAGAAAACTGGGAGAACAAACAGGTGCCGAACGGTGCATGGCCAAGGGGAAGAAATAAGACCTTCGGTAGAAGAGGAAAAGAGGTGGAAGATGATGACGGGGACTCCGACTCCAGCTCCGATCTATTCGAGCTGAAGATTTGTGATCGCGGCGGCCTCTCCGACGGCTTGCCCGTCTTTGCAACCACAGATATCCAAGCTATCAAGAGAGACACTGCGATATCAAGTTCTGCATCTTAG
- the LOC135676108 gene encoding oligopeptide transporter 3-like yields the protein MASKGDRKGEPPVSEEGVERCPVEEVKLVVPETDDPSLPVMTFRAWFLGLTSCSLLIFLNTFFTYRTQPLTISAILMQIAVLPIGRLMASVLPDREVNLLPGWGFNLNPGPFNIKEHVIITIFASCGVSYGGGDAYSIGAITVMKAYYKQNLSFLCALLIVLTTQILGYGWAGMMRRYLVEPPEMWWPSNLAQVSLFRALHEKDSRSQGLSRMRFFLIFFVASFAYYTLPGYLLPILTFFSWMCWAWPRSITAQQIGSAYHGLGVGAFTLDWAGISAYHGSPLVTPWFSILNVAIGFIMFIYIIVPVCYWKFNTFDARKFPVFSNQLFTATGHKYDTTKILTPDFDLNVAAYDSYGKLYLSPLFALSIGSGFARFTATISHVLLFHGSDIWRQSKSAMNSLKLDIHGKLMRRYKQVPQWWFVVLLAGSIVLSLMLSFVWKEEVQLPWWGMIFAFGLAWLVTLPIGVIQATTNQQPGYDIIAEFMIGYVLPGKPIANLLFKIYGRISTIHALSFLADLKLGHYMKIPPRCMYTAQLAGTVVAGVLNLSVAWWMLENIENICDVDSLHPDSPWTCPKYRVTFDASVIWGLIAPGRLFGHGGLYRNLVWLFLVGAVLPVPVWVLSKIFPEKKWISLINVPVITYGFAGMPPATPTNIASWLITGTIFNYFVFRYRKVWWQRYNYVLSAALDAGTAFMGVLLFFALQNQHHNLHWWGSELDHCPLASCPTAPGISVKGCPVF from the exons ATGGCCTCCAAGGGTGATAGGAAAGGTGAACCTCCGGTTTCGGAGGAGGGGGTGGAGAGATGCCCCGTCGAGGAGGTGAAGCTGGTGGTCCCGGAGACCGACGACCCGTCGCTCCCGGTGATGACATTCCGGGCGTGGTTCCTCGGCCTCACCTCCTGCtccctcctcatcttcctcaacACCTTCTTCACCTACCGCACGCAGCCGCTCACCATCTCCGCCATCCTGATGCAGATAGCCGTGCTGCCCATCGGTCGCCTCATGGCCTCCGTGCTTCCCGACAGGGAGGTCAATCTGCTCCCGGGGTGGGGTTTCAACCTCAACCCCGGCCCCTTCAACATCAAGGAGCACGTCATCATCACCATCTTCGCCAGCTGCGGCGTGTCCTACGGCGGAGGCGACGCCTACTCCATCGGCGCCATCACGGTGATGAAGGCCTACTATAAGCAGAACTTGAGCTTCCTCTGCGCTCTCCTTATTGTTCTCACCACGCAG ATCTTGGGTTATGGGTGGGCTGGAATGATGAGAAGGTATTTGGTGGAGCCACCTGAGATGTGGTGGCCTTCTAACCTTGCTCAGGTCTCCCTCTTCAG AGCTTTACACGAGAAGGACTCGAGATCGCAAGGGCTAAGCAGGATGCGGTTCTTTCTCATCTTCTTCGTCGCGAGCTTTGCCTACTACACGTTGCCCGGCTACCTCTTGCCCATACTGACCTTCTTCTCCTGGATGTGCTGGGCATGGCCACGTAGCATTACCGCACAGCAGATCGGGTCGGCTTACCATGGCCTCGGAGTCGGCGCATTTACTCTCGACTGGGCGGGCATCTCCGCGTACCACGGCAGTCCTCTGGTGACGCCATGGTTCTCCATCCTCAACGTGGCCATCGGCTTCATCATGTTCATCTACATCATCGTCCCCGTGTGCTACTGGAAGTTCAACACCTTCGACGCCCGCAAGTTCCCCGTCTTCTCCAATCAGCTCTTCACTGCGACAGGGCACAAGTACGACACCACCAAGATTCTGACGCCGGATTTTGACCTCAACGTAGCCGCATACGACAGCTACGGCAAGCTCTACCTCAGCCCTCTTTTCGCACTCTCGATCGGGTCAGGATTCGCGAGATTCACGGCAACCATTTCCCATGTCCTCCTCTTCCATGGAAG CGATATATGGAGGCAAAGCAAGTCAGCGATGAACTCCCTGAAGCTGGACATCCATGGCAAACTGATGCGGAGATACAAGCAAGTTCCTCAGTGGTGGTTCGTCGTTCTACTGGCGGGAAGCATCGTCTTGTCGCTGATGCTGTCGTTTGTTTGGAAAGAGGAGGTGCAGCTGCCTTGGTGGGGGATGATATTTGCCTTCGGTTTGGCTTGGCTTGTCACACTTCCCATCGGAGTCATTCAAGCAACCACGAATCAG CAACCTGGGTATGACATTATAGCCGAGTTCATGATTGGGTATGTCCTTCCGGGCAAACCTATTGCAAATCTGCTGTTCAAGATCTACGGTAGAATCAGCACCATCCATGCTCTTTCCTTCCTCGCAGATCTGAAGCTTGGCCATTACATGAAGATCCCACCTAGGTGCATGTACACTGCCCAG CTGGCAGGAACTGTTGTCGCCGGAGTCTTGAACCTATCTGTGGCTTGGTGGATGCTCGAAAACATCGAGAACATATGCGACGTCGATTCACTGCATCCCGATAGCCCGTGGACATGCCCCAAGTACAGAGTCACCTTTGATGCGTCTGTCATCTGGGGACTTATAGCCCCCGGGCGACTCTTCGGGCACGGCGGGTTGTACAGGAACCTGGTGTGGTTGTTCCTCGTCGGCGCCGTCTTGCCCGTTCCCGTGTGGGTGTTGAGCAAGATCTTCCCGGAGAAGAAGTGGATATCTCTCATCAACGTACCTGTCATCACCTACGGCTTCGCCGGAATGCCACCCGCTACCCCAACCAACATAGCCAGCTGGCTCATCACCGGCACCATCTTCAACTACTTCGTCTTCCGATACCGAAAGGTGTGGTGGCAGCGGTACAACTACGTCTTGTCCGCAGCGCTGGATGCAGGTACAGCATTCATGGGCGTGCTGCTCTTCTTCGCTCTCCAGAACCAGCATCACAACTTGCACTGGTGGGGCTCGGAGCTCGACCACTGCCCCTTGGCGTCATGTCCAACCGCGCCTGGGATATCAGTTAAAGGATGCCCAGTCTTCTAA
- the LOC135676109 gene encoding heterogeneous nuclear ribonucleoprotein 1-like isoform X2, with protein MQSDLGKLFIGGISWDTNEDRLREYFRNYGEVVEAVIMKDRTTGRARGFGFIVFADPAVAERVVMEKHLIDGRMVEAKKAVPRDDQQILNRNNSSIHGSPGPGGRTKKIFVGGLPSTLTESDFKKYFDQFGTITDVVVMYDHNTQRPRGFGFITYDSEDAVDRVLFKSFHELNGKMVEVKRAVPKELSPGPNIRSPSPGYNYGLNRANSFLNGYTQGYNPSLISGYGMRMDGRLGPISARNGFTSFGPGFGMGMNFEPSLIPSFGGNSSFSNNIGYGRGLSPYYSANSTRYSSPIGYGGGSANASSGFSSVTRNAWSGGDLNYGTNSASSNAYMASGNGSLGGFGNSTINWGSATPISAQVGGGTSSYTSGNLNFGGGDNNFDLGGGSFGRSTGPSVVKTSLSPSSGGFEGSYAELYGGSSVYGDPTWRSSSSELGGTGSFGYGLGTVPSDIIGKGSAGYVGDYNATNRQPNRGIAT; from the exons ATGCAGTCGGATCTTGGGAAGCTGTTCATTGGTGGGATTTCCTGGGACACAAATGAGGACCGCCTGCGGGAGTACTTTAGAAACTACGGTGAGGTGGTGGAGGCTGTGATTATGAAGGACCGCACCACCGGCCGTGCTCGTGGTTTTGGGTTCATTGTGTTTGCAGACCCGGCCGTCGCGGAGCGAGTTGTCATGGAAAAGCACTTGATTGACGGCCGAATG GTTGAGGCAAAGAAAGCTGTTCCCAGAGATGACCAGCAGATCCTTAATAGAAACAACAGCAGCATCCATGGTTCTCCTGGTCCAGGTGGTCGCACCAAGAAGATATTTGTGGGAGGCCTGCCATCTACCCTAACGGAGAGTGATTTCAAGAAGTACTTTGATCAATTTGGAACAATCACTGATGTTGTTGTGATGTATGATCACAACACCCAGAGGCCTCGGGGATTTGGTTTCATCACATATGACTCCGAGGATGCTGTGGACAGGGTACTATTTAAAAGCTTTCATGAGCTGAATGGTAAGATGGTTGAGGTCAAGAGGGCTGTTCCCAAAGAACTATCCCCGGGACCCAATATTCGCTCCCCTAGTCCAGGATATAACTATGGTCTGAATAGGGCAAACAGCTTTCTTAATGGATATACTCAGGGATACAATCCAAGTTTGATTAGTGGCTATGGGATGAGGATGGACGGTAGGTTAGGTCCCATTAGTGCAAGGAACGGCTTCACTTCATTTGGTCCTGGTTTTGGAATGGGGATGAATTTTGAACCTAGTTTGATCCCAAGCTTTGGAGGAAATTCAAGTTTTAGCAACAATATTGGTTATGGACGTGGTTTGAGCCCATATTACAGTGCCAACTCCACGAGGTACAGTAGTCCCATCGGTTACGGTGGGGGTAGTGCAAATGCTAGTTCGGGATTTAGCTCAGTGACTCGTAATGCATGGAGTGGTGGAGATCTTAACTATGGTACTAATTCTGCAAGTTCCAATGCCTATATGGCCTCAGGGAATGGGAGCCTCGGAGGCTTTGGCAATAGTACCATAAACTGGGGCAGTGCTACTCCTATATCAGCTCAGGTTGGGGGAGGCACTTCAAGCTACACTAGTGGGAATCTTAACTTTGGAGGTGGTGACAATAACTTCGATCTCGGTGGTGGCAGTTTTGGAAGGAGCACTGGTCCTAGTGTAGTGAAAACTTCCCTTTCTCCATCAAGTGGTGGATTTGAAGGATCCTATGCGGAGCTGTATGGTGGAAGTTCAGTTTATGGAGACCCTACTTGGCGATCATCATCTTCTGAACTTGGGGGCACTGGCTCGTTTGGTTATGGGCTTGGCACCGTACCTTCAGATATCATAGGCAAGGGCTCTGCTGGTTATGTGGGTGATTATAATGCTACCAATAGACAACCAAATAGAG GAATTGCCACATAA
- the LOC135676109 gene encoding heterogeneous nuclear ribonucleoprotein 1-like isoform X1, which yields MQSDLGKLFIGGISWDTNEDRLREYFRNYGEVVEAVIMKDRTTGRARGFGFIVFADPAVAERVVMEKHLIDGRMVKVEAKKAVPRDDQQILNRNNSSIHGSPGPGGRTKKIFVGGLPSTLTESDFKKYFDQFGTITDVVVMYDHNTQRPRGFGFITYDSEDAVDRVLFKSFHELNGKMVEVKRAVPKELSPGPNIRSPSPGYNYGLNRANSFLNGYTQGYNPSLISGYGMRMDGRLGPISARNGFTSFGPGFGMGMNFEPSLIPSFGGNSSFSNNIGYGRGLSPYYSANSTRYSSPIGYGGGSANASSGFSSVTRNAWSGGDLNYGTNSASSNAYMASGNGSLGGFGNSTINWGSATPISAQVGGGTSSYTSGNLNFGGGDNNFDLGGGSFGRSTGPSVVKTSLSPSSGGFEGSYAELYGGSSVYGDPTWRSSSSELGGTGSFGYGLGTVPSDIIGKGSAGYVGDYNATNRQPNRGIAT from the exons ATGCAGTCGGATCTTGGGAAGCTGTTCATTGGTGGGATTTCCTGGGACACAAATGAGGACCGCCTGCGGGAGTACTTTAGAAACTACGGTGAGGTGGTGGAGGCTGTGATTATGAAGGACCGCACCACCGGCCGTGCTCGTGGTTTTGGGTTCATTGTGTTTGCAGACCCGGCCGTCGCGGAGCGAGTTGTCATGGAAAAGCACTTGATTGACGGCCGAATGGTAAAG GTTGAGGCAAAGAAAGCTGTTCCCAGAGATGACCAGCAGATCCTTAATAGAAACAACAGCAGCATCCATGGTTCTCCTGGTCCAGGTGGTCGCACCAAGAAGATATTTGTGGGAGGCCTGCCATCTACCCTAACGGAGAGTGATTTCAAGAAGTACTTTGATCAATTTGGAACAATCACTGATGTTGTTGTGATGTATGATCACAACACCCAGAGGCCTCGGGGATTTGGTTTCATCACATATGACTCCGAGGATGCTGTGGACAGGGTACTATTTAAAAGCTTTCATGAGCTGAATGGTAAGATGGTTGAGGTCAAGAGGGCTGTTCCCAAAGAACTATCCCCGGGACCCAATATTCGCTCCCCTAGTCCAGGATATAACTATGGTCTGAATAGGGCAAACAGCTTTCTTAATGGATATACTCAGGGATACAATCCAAGTTTGATTAGTGGCTATGGGATGAGGATGGACGGTAGGTTAGGTCCCATTAGTGCAAGGAACGGCTTCACTTCATTTGGTCCTGGTTTTGGAATGGGGATGAATTTTGAACCTAGTTTGATCCCAAGCTTTGGAGGAAATTCAAGTTTTAGCAACAATATTGGTTATGGACGTGGTTTGAGCCCATATTACAGTGCCAACTCCACGAGGTACAGTAGTCCCATCGGTTACGGTGGGGGTAGTGCAAATGCTAGTTCGGGATTTAGCTCAGTGACTCGTAATGCATGGAGTGGTGGAGATCTTAACTATGGTACTAATTCTGCAAGTTCCAATGCCTATATGGCCTCAGGGAATGGGAGCCTCGGAGGCTTTGGCAATAGTACCATAAACTGGGGCAGTGCTACTCCTATATCAGCTCAGGTTGGGGGAGGCACTTCAAGCTACACTAGTGGGAATCTTAACTTTGGAGGTGGTGACAATAACTTCGATCTCGGTGGTGGCAGTTTTGGAAGGAGCACTGGTCCTAGTGTAGTGAAAACTTCCCTTTCTCCATCAAGTGGTGGATTTGAAGGATCCTATGCGGAGCTGTATGGTGGAAGTTCAGTTTATGGAGACCCTACTTGGCGATCATCATCTTCTGAACTTGGGGGCACTGGCTCGTTTGGTTATGGGCTTGGCACCGTACCTTCAGATATCATAGGCAAGGGCTCTGCTGGTTATGTGGGTGATTATAATGCTACCAATAGACAACCAAATAGAG GAATTGCCACATAA
- the LOC135676110 gene encoding probable inactive shikimate kinase like 1, chloroplastic isoform X1 produces the protein MATRAAASLAVSTLFPPPNRVLPSSSARIPSSSVVKPSVFLASPAAIREPRSRSRRSTRAYGFSGAKMSVAAQETSFAVKKKAAEILNDLKGTSIFLVGMNCTMKTDLGKILADALRYCYFDSDSLVEQAAGGVSAAKSLRKEDEKGFRDSETEVLKQLSSMGRLVVCAGDGSVQTSTNLAYLRHGISIWVDVPLDYLANEMLMGEVSSPITINAPESDSFTEQVLESLMQQYNDLKEGFGTADTTVSLQKVAAQLGCEDFTSVTPEVMVLEVLKGLERLMSVKKMMEAAAKPF, from the exons ATGGCGACGAGAGCCGCGGCATCTCTCGCCGTTTCTACCCTCTTCCCTCCGCCAAATCGCGTTCTTCCTTCGAGCTCCGCGCGGATCCCCTCTAGCTCCGTGGTGAAACCTTCCGTCTTCCTCGCCTCCCCAGCTGCGATTCGAGAACCACGGAGTAGGAGCAGGAGGAGCACACGCGCCTATGGTTTCTCCG GAGCCAAGATGTCTGTAGCTGCACAGGAAACATCATTTGCTGTAAAG AAGAAGGCAGCTGAGATTTTGAATGATCTGAAAGGAACATCCATATTTCTTGTGG GGATGAATTGCACCATGAAAACTGATTTGGGGAAGATCTTAGCTGATGCACTGAGATATTGCTACTTCGATAG TGATAGTTTAGTTGAGCAAGCCGCAGGTGGTGTCTCTGCTGCTAAATCCTTGAGAAAGGAAGACGAAAAGGGTTTTCGCGACTCAGAG ACTGAAGTGCTAAAACAGTTGTCCTCCATGGGTCGTTTGGTGGTTTGTGCCGGGGATGGTTCTGTGCAAACCTCGACAAACTT GGCTTATTTAAGACATGGTATCTCGATATGGGTAGATGTTCCCTTGGATTACTTGGCAAATGAGATGCTGATGGGTGAGGTGTCATCACCTATCACAATAAATGCACCAGAGTCGGATTCATTCACAGAG CAGGTGCTGGAATcacttatgcagcaatataatgaTTTGAAAGAAGGGTTTGGTACAGCAGATACAACTGTTTCACTCCAAA AGGTAGCCGCTCAGCTAGGTTGCGAAGACTTCACGTCTGTCACCCCGGAGGTCATGGTCTTGGAG GTTCTGAAGGGACTCGAGAGGCTGATGAGTGTGAAGAAGATGATGGAAGCAGCTGCCAAACCATTTTAA
- the LOC135676110 gene encoding probable inactive shikimate kinase like 1, chloroplastic isoform X3, with protein sequence MATRAAASLAVSTLFPPPNRVLPSSSARIPSSSVVKPSVFLASPAAIREPRSRSRRSTRAYGFSVIMWMQKKAAEILNDLKGTSIFLVGMNCTMKTDLGKILADALRYCYFDSDSLVEQAAGGVSAAKSLRKEDEKGFRDSETEVLKQLSSMGRLVVCAGDGSVQTSTNLAYLRHGISIWVDVPLDYLANEMLMGEVSSPITINAPESDSFTEQVLESLMQQYNDLKEGFGTADTTVSLQKVAAQLGCEDFTSVTPEVMVLEVLKGLERLMSVKKMMEAAAKPF encoded by the exons ATGGCGACGAGAGCCGCGGCATCTCTCGCCGTTTCTACCCTCTTCCCTCCGCCAAATCGCGTTCTTCCTTCGAGCTCCGCGCGGATCCCCTCTAGCTCCGTGGTGAAACCTTCCGTCTTCCTCGCCTCCCCAGCTGCGATTCGAGAACCACGGAGTAGGAGCAGGAGGAGCACACGCGCCTATGGTTTCTCCG TAATAATGTGGATGCAGAAGAAGGCAGCTGAGATTTTGAATGATCTGAAAGGAACATCCATATTTCTTGTGG GGATGAATTGCACCATGAAAACTGATTTGGGGAAGATCTTAGCTGATGCACTGAGATATTGCTACTTCGATAG TGATAGTTTAGTTGAGCAAGCCGCAGGTGGTGTCTCTGCTGCTAAATCCTTGAGAAAGGAAGACGAAAAGGGTTTTCGCGACTCAGAG ACTGAAGTGCTAAAACAGTTGTCCTCCATGGGTCGTTTGGTGGTTTGTGCCGGGGATGGTTCTGTGCAAACCTCGACAAACTT GGCTTATTTAAGACATGGTATCTCGATATGGGTAGATGTTCCCTTGGATTACTTGGCAAATGAGATGCTGATGGGTGAGGTGTCATCACCTATCACAATAAATGCACCAGAGTCGGATTCATTCACAGAG CAGGTGCTGGAATcacttatgcagcaatataatgaTTTGAAAGAAGGGTTTGGTACAGCAGATACAACTGTTTCACTCCAAA AGGTAGCCGCTCAGCTAGGTTGCGAAGACTTCACGTCTGTCACCCCGGAGGTCATGGTCTTGGAG GTTCTGAAGGGACTCGAGAGGCTGATGAGTGTGAAGAAGATGATGGAAGCAGCTGCCAAACCATTTTAA
- the LOC135676110 gene encoding probable inactive shikimate kinase like 1, chloroplastic isoform X2, protein MATRAAASLAVSTLFPPPNRVLPSSSARIPSSSVVKPSVFLASPAAIREPRSRSRRSTRAYGFSGAKMSVAAQETSFAVKKKAAEILNDLKGTSIFLVGMNCTMKTDLGKILADALRYCYFDSDSLVEQAAGGVSAAKSLRKEDEKGFRDSETEVLKQLSSMGRLVVCAGDGSVQTSTNLAYLRHGISIWVDVPLDYLANEMLMGEVSSPITINAPESDSFTEVLESLMQQYNDLKEGFGTADTTVSLQKVAAQLGCEDFTSVTPEVMVLEVLKGLERLMSVKKMMEAAAKPF, encoded by the exons ATGGCGACGAGAGCCGCGGCATCTCTCGCCGTTTCTACCCTCTTCCCTCCGCCAAATCGCGTTCTTCCTTCGAGCTCCGCGCGGATCCCCTCTAGCTCCGTGGTGAAACCTTCCGTCTTCCTCGCCTCCCCAGCTGCGATTCGAGAACCACGGAGTAGGAGCAGGAGGAGCACACGCGCCTATGGTTTCTCCG GAGCCAAGATGTCTGTAGCTGCACAGGAAACATCATTTGCTGTAAAG AAGAAGGCAGCTGAGATTTTGAATGATCTGAAAGGAACATCCATATTTCTTGTGG GGATGAATTGCACCATGAAAACTGATTTGGGGAAGATCTTAGCTGATGCACTGAGATATTGCTACTTCGATAG TGATAGTTTAGTTGAGCAAGCCGCAGGTGGTGTCTCTGCTGCTAAATCCTTGAGAAAGGAAGACGAAAAGGGTTTTCGCGACTCAGAG ACTGAAGTGCTAAAACAGTTGTCCTCCATGGGTCGTTTGGTGGTTTGTGCCGGGGATGGTTCTGTGCAAACCTCGACAAACTT GGCTTATTTAAGACATGGTATCTCGATATGGGTAGATGTTCCCTTGGATTACTTGGCAAATGAGATGCTGATGGGTGAGGTGTCATCACCTATCACAATAAATGCACCAGAGTCGGATTCATTCACAGAG GTGCTGGAATcacttatgcagcaatataatgaTTTGAAAGAAGGGTTTGGTACAGCAGATACAACTGTTTCACTCCAAA AGGTAGCCGCTCAGCTAGGTTGCGAAGACTTCACGTCTGTCACCCCGGAGGTCATGGTCTTGGAG GTTCTGAAGGGACTCGAGAGGCTGATGAGTGTGAAGAAGATGATGGAAGCAGCTGCCAAACCATTTTAA
- the LOC103987510 gene encoding vacuolar protein 8-like: protein MCPRVAATMEAALPADDGDELPRCRHLLASLSAAASAAQSFRGLWSSVAAAVSRLSAALDGLAAHPPNPLASDLLRSLALTLAPALALAIRCRSPDPPAARLRTQSDIAAASAALHQLAADADVLLGSGALLDPPSPPLEAAGGSSRLESVRAEARSLVTRLQIGSSASRIAALDSLLDLLREDDKNVVVAAASGLVPALVRLLDSAAGSASCHETREKAAAAIARISAVQSCRHLLLAEGPPLLNHLSRVLESEGGAAKEKACVALQTLTLTWENAVIIGSRGGIAALLGICRSGTPSAQATAAAVLKNLAMVQELRQNFMEENGVPVLIRVLAFGTPLAQANAVGCLCNLSAGEESQSIKLSIFKEGALECLKNHWEASGSGDGQNLEAAIGLLGNLASFRYIAEIVATAGLLPRVISALENSQPGTRTEAAKAVAELGSVIGRTRKEFGDAVPLLVRMLEAKTGEEKEAATRALASLMSFPEYQRLLRKEEKGIVNVVQLLDPLVRDLDKRYAISVLALISQSSKCRKQMVAAGACGYLQRLVGMEVDGAKKLLENLGRGKILGVFPRT from the coding sequence ATGTGCCCCCGTGTTGCTGCCACCATGGAGGCTGCGCTCCCCGCCGACGATGGTGACGAGCTCCCCCGCTGTCGCCACCTCCTCGCCTCCCTTTCCGCCGCCGCTTCCGCCGCCCAGTCGTTCCGCGGCCTCTGGTCCTCCGTCGCCGCCGCAGTCTCCCGCCTGTCCGCGGCCCTCGACGGCCTCGCCGCCCACCCCCCTAACCCCCTCGCCTCGGACCTTCTTCGCTCCCTCGCCCTGACACTCGCCCCAGCCCTCGCCCTCGCCATCCGCTGCCGTTCCCCTGACCCTCCCGCCGCCAGGCTCCGCACCCAGAGCGATATCGCGGCCGCTTCCGCCGCCCTCCACCAGCTAGCCGCCGACGCCGACGTCCTGCTCGGCTCTGGCGCCCTCCTCGACCCGCCGTCGCCGCCGCTGGAGGCAGCGGGTGGGAGCTCCCGCCTCGAGTCCGTCCGGGCGGAGGCCAGAAGCCTCGTGACCCGCCTCCAGATCGGGAGTTCCGCTTCGAGGATCGCTGCCTTGGATTCTCTGCTCGACCTGCTTCGCGAGGACGACAAGAACGTCGTAGTCGCCGCCGCCAGCGGGTTGGTGCCGGCGCTGGTCCGTCTCCTCGACTCCGCCGCTGGCTCCGCTTCCTGCCACGAGACGAGGGAGAAAGCCGCGGCGGCGATCGCGAGGATCTCGGCCGTGCAGAGCTGCCGCCATCTCCTGCTGGCGGAAGGCCCGCCCCTCCTCAATCACCTCTCCCGCGTCCTGGAGTCCGAGGGAGGCGCCGCAAAGGAGAAGGCCTGCGTGGCCCTCCAAACCCTAACGCTAACTTGGGAAAACGCGGTCATCATCGGGTCCCGCGGCGGGATCGCAGCCCTCCTTGGGATCTGCCGCTCAGGAACGCCCTCCGCCCAGGCCACCGCAGCCGCAGTGCTGAAGAACCTCGCAATGGTTCAAGAACTCCGGCAGAACTTCATGGAAGAGAACGGTGTCCCCGTCCTCATTAGGGTTTTGGCCTTCGGGACCCCTCTTGCCCAAGCGAACGCTGTCGGTTGCCTCTGTAATCTATCAGCCGGCGAAGAATCGCAGAGCATAAAGCTATCTATCTTCAAAGAAGGCGCTTTGGAATGCCTAAAGAACCACTGGGAAGCAAGCGGCAGCGGAGATGGTCAAAACCTCGAGGCTGCAATCGGCTTACTAGGAAATCTGGCATCTTTTAGGTACATTGCTGAGATCGTTGCCACCGCTGGTTTGCTTCCTCGTGTCATCTCTGCACTGGAGAACAGCCAGCCAGGAACAAGAACAGAGGCAGCCAAGGCAGTCGCTGAATTGGGTTCGGTCATAGGGAGGACGAGGAAGGAATTCGGGGATGCGGTGCCTCTACTGGTTCGCATGTTGGAAGCCAAAACTGGGGAGGAGAAGGAAGCTGCCACGAGGGCTTTGGCTTCTCTGATGTCATTCCCGGAGTACCAAAGATTACtgaggaaggaggagaaggggattgTTAATGTGGTTCAGCTCCTTGATCCTTTAGTTCGTGATTTGGATAAGAGGTATGCGATATCGGTATTGGCATTGATTTCGCAGTCGAGCAAATGCAGGAAGCAGATGGTGGCTGCAGGAGCTTGCGGGTACCTTCAGAGACTAGTGGGGATGGAGGTGGATGGTGCAAAGAAGCTTCTTGAGAACTTGGGAAGGGGAAAGATACTGGGAGTGTTTCCAAGAACATAA